One genomic segment of Corynebacterium durum includes these proteins:
- a CDS encoding iron-siderophore ABC transporter substrate-binding protein, with amino-acid sequence MAAASLSAVTACSSNNGNSTSSSSSESASAGADSKNRVVALNTGQLDNLLTLGILPVGVAAAKGGELIPKFIRDAFGTQYDLDSIADCGLRQSPDVEAIAKLEPSLICANSRTDKEILKKLEDIAPVVTGEGGGENWKQDLVTIAEAVSKGEEATKLLEEYEASAAEFKSALPAEVPTVSFLRTKDDAFQMFGVNSMAGTVAADCGLARPESQQFDKKAGEDLSAEVLDKADADWIFYAVQKGAASPVDSTLWPNLKAVKDNHTVEVDYEAWYTNASLLSATTIRDGLRQHILG; translated from the coding sequence ATGGCCGCAGCATCACTAAGTGCAGTGACGGCATGCAGTTCAAACAACGGAAATTCCACTTCCTCCTCATCGTCAGAATCGGCCTCTGCTGGTGCGGATTCTAAGAATCGTGTTGTTGCCCTGAATACCGGGCAGCTGGACAACCTGCTCACACTCGGTATCCTCCCCGTCGGTGTCGCCGCAGCCAAAGGCGGAGAACTCATTCCGAAGTTCATCCGAGATGCGTTCGGTACGCAGTACGACCTTGACAGCATTGCCGACTGCGGTCTGCGTCAAAGCCCCGATGTGGAGGCCATCGCAAAACTTGAGCCATCGCTCATCTGCGCCAACTCCCGCACCGACAAGGAAATCCTGAAAAAACTGGAAGACATTGCACCCGTGGTCACCGGCGAAGGGGGCGGTGAAAACTGGAAGCAAGATCTGGTCACCATCGCGGAAGCCGTGAGTAAAGGCGAGGAAGCCACGAAGCTTCTTGAGGAATATGAAGCGTCCGCCGCTGAATTTAAATCAGCCCTACCTGCAGAAGTGCCCACCGTGTCCTTCCTGCGTACCAAAGACGACGCCTTCCAAATGTTTGGCGTCAACTCCATGGCAGGAACTGTTGCCGCCGACTGTGGCCTCGCCCGCCCCGAATCCCAGCAGTTTGATAAAAAGGCTGGCGAAGACCTCTCCGCAGAAGTGCTGGACAAGGCCGATGCCGACTGGATTTTCTACGCTGTGCAGAAAGGCGCAGCTTCCCCGGTTGACTCCACACTGTGGCCCAACCTCAAGGCTGTGAAAGATAATCACACTGTGGAAGTGGACTACGAAGCGTGGTACACCAATGCTTCCTTGCTATCCGCCACCACAATCCGAGACGGACTGCGACAGCACATCCTGGGGTAG
- the bluB gene encoding 5,6-dimethylbenzimidazole synthase, giving the protein METYEAIFRRRDVRAEYTGQPLDDAVLHRILEAGHAAPSVGNSQPWDFVIVRGPARLAEFAEHVAGRRAAFANSLPADRKDVFNPIKIEGIRESGTGIVVTYDPQRGGPNILGRQTIDETGLLSVGLAIQNMWLAATAEGIGMGWVSFYEEDFLTNFVGCVGACRPVAWLCIGPVTHLEEVPDLVRFGWNKGRPLEEAVHSERL; this is encoded by the coding sequence ATGGAAACATACGAAGCTATCTTCCGTCGCCGCGACGTCCGCGCCGAATACACTGGTCAACCGCTTGACGACGCCGTGCTCCACCGCATCCTCGAAGCCGGACACGCCGCGCCTTCCGTAGGCAACAGTCAACCCTGGGACTTTGTGATCGTGCGCGGTCCGGCGCGGCTGGCGGAATTTGCTGAGCATGTTGCGGGCAGGCGGGCTGCCTTCGCCAACAGTCTGCCCGCCGACCGCAAAGACGTGTTCAACCCCATCAAAATTGAAGGAATCCGGGAATCCGGGACCGGTATTGTGGTCACCTATGACCCGCAGCGGGGCGGTCCGAATATCCTAGGCCGCCAGACCATTGATGAAACAGGGTTGCTCAGTGTGGGCCTTGCCATCCAAAACATGTGGCTTGCCGCCACCGCAGAGGGGATTGGCATGGGCTGGGTGAGCTTTTATGAAGAAGATTTCCTCACCAACTTTGTGGGATGCGTCGGAGCGTGCCGACCTGTAGCATGGCTGTGCATCGGGCCGGTAACGCATCTTGAAGAAGTTCCCGATCTTGTCCGTTTTGGGTGGAACAAAGGCCGTCCGCTGGAGGAAGCGGTGCATTCTGAGCGGCTGTAG